A window from Exiguobacterium marinum DSM 16307 encodes these proteins:
- a CDS encoding ABC transporter permease: MNQTNQTAKTVYLTTYWIWIALFVIAPLVLVVYYSFFDIDGNLSLENYQTFFTSTYLTMTLSSFWYAFLITFFSLLVGYPTAYLLTKTKHKQLWLLLILLPSWINLLLKAYAFLGIFGTYGITNQFLEAIGIGTKQILFTDFSFVFVSVYIFIPFMILPIYNAIEKLPASLVYASRDLGASNWTTFRRVIFPLTLDGVKSGIQIVFIPALSLFMITRLIAGNRVITLGTAIEQQFLVTQNWGMGSTIAVFLILAMVLVMVITRDWGAKGAVRR; encoded by the coding sequence ATGAATCAAACTAATCAGACCGCAAAGACGGTATATTTGACGACGTATTGGATTTGGATTGCCTTATTCGTCATCGCACCACTCGTCCTCGTCGTCTATTATTCCTTTTTTGATATCGATGGGAACTTGAGTTTAGAGAACTATCAGACGTTCTTCACCTCAACGTATTTGACGATGACGTTGTCGTCGTTTTGGTATGCGTTCCTCATTACGTTCTTCTCGCTACTCGTTGGATATCCGACGGCATACTTGTTGACGAAGACAAAGCACAAACAGCTTTGGCTCTTGCTCATCTTGCTTCCATCATGGATTAACTTGTTATTAAAAGCGTACGCATTCCTCGGTATTTTTGGAACGTACGGCATCACGAATCAGTTTTTAGAGGCGATCGGGATTGGAACGAAACAGATTCTCTTTACAGACTTCAGTTTCGTCTTCGTCTCCGTATACATTTTCATACCGTTCATGATTTTGCCGATCTACAACGCGATTGAAAAATTACCAGCCTCTCTCGTCTATGCATCACGAGACTTAGGTGCATCGAACTGGACGACGTTCCGACGTGTCATCTTCCCGCTGACGCTTGACGGCGTCAAGTCAGGGATTCAAATTGTCTTTATTCCGGCGTTGTCACTCTTCATGATCACACGCCTCATCGCAGGGAACCGTGTCATCACGCTCGGTACAGCGATTGAACAACAATTCCTTGTTACGCAAAACTGGGGGATGGGATCAACGATTGCCGTCTTCTTGATCTTGGCGATGGTTCTCGTCATGGTCATCACGCGTGACTGGGGTGCGAAAGGAGCGGTCCGTCGATGA
- a CDS encoding ABC transporter ATP-binding protein produces the protein MNTETIIRFDHVSKRYDDTVVLEDISFEIERGKFYTLLGPSGCGKTTILRLIAGFTDATEGDIHFSGKRINDVPANKRQVNTVFQDYALFPHLNVFENVAFGLRIKKLKEADIKAKVEQALKFVNLEGYGSREIDEMSGGQRQRVAIARAIVNEPEVILLDEPLSALDLKLRTEMQYELRELQQRLGITFIFVTHDQEEALAMSDEIFVMNNGKIVQSGTPTDIYDEPINRFVADFIGESNIVPGVMPEDNVVTFAGKTFDCVDQGFDRNEKVEVIIRPEDLEMTSVEAANLVVDVDSQLFRGVHYEICCYDEEGNEWLVHSTKKSTVGSKIGLTFDEEAIHVMRLGETEEEFDRRLESYEEVPHESN, from the coding sequence ATGAATACAGAAACAATAATTCGCTTTGACCACGTCTCAAAGCGTTACGACGACACAGTCGTCTTAGAAGATATCAGTTTTGAAATTGAGCGTGGAAAGTTTTATACGCTTCTCGGTCCATCGGGATGTGGGAAGACGACAATCTTACGTCTCATCGCAGGATTTACGGATGCAACCGAAGGAGATATTCACTTCAGTGGGAAACGAATCAACGATGTACCGGCCAACAAACGACAAGTGAACACCGTGTTTCAAGATTATGCGCTGTTTCCTCATCTAAACGTATTTGAAAATGTCGCGTTCGGTCTCCGGATTAAAAAGTTAAAAGAGGCAGATATAAAAGCAAAAGTAGAGCAAGCTCTCAAGTTTGTTAACTTAGAAGGATACGGCTCGCGCGAAATCGATGAGATGTCAGGGGGACAACGTCAACGTGTCGCTATCGCCCGCGCGATCGTGAACGAGCCAGAAGTCATCCTCCTCGATGAACCGCTATCTGCCTTAGATTTAAAACTTCGGACGGAAATGCAATACGAATTGCGTGAATTGCAACAACGTCTTGGCATCACCTTCATCTTCGTCACACACGACCAAGAAGAGGCGCTCGCGATGTCCGATGAGATTTTCGTCATGAATAACGGTAAAATTGTTCAGAGCGGGACGCCGACTGATATTTATGACGAACCGATTAACCGTTTCGTCGCAGACTTCATTGGAGAATCCAATATCGTACCTGGTGTCATGCCGGAAGACAACGTCGTCACGTTCGCTGGTAAAACATTTGACTGTGTCGACCAAGGGTTTGACCGGAATGAAAAAGTCGAAGTCATCATTCGTCCGGAAGACTTGGAGATGACATCGGTCGAAGCGGCAAACCTTGTCGTCGACGTCGATTCACAATTGTTCCGAGGCGTCCACTATGAGATTTGCTGTTATGACGAAGAAGGGAACGAATGGCTCGTTCACTCGACGAAGAAGTCGACAGTCGGATCAAAAATCGGGTTGACGTTTGACGAAGAAGCGATTCATGTCATGCGATTAGGGGAGACGGAAGAAGAGTTTGACCGTCGTCTCGAATCCTATGAGGAGGTTCCTCATGAATCAAACTAA
- a CDS encoding helix-turn-helix domain-containing protein: MEVGQNIKRLRIKKGLTQEELAERTDLSKGYISQIERDLSSPSLETLFDLLSVLGSSPKEFFDEDLNQKVVYTVDDRTTYVDEERKYRTEWLIPESNEKEMEPILVTFCKNGEFKQYEPSRSETLVYVLSGRVALKLGHHTYFAKAGETMYYVASDSHQIVNDHDGESECLIVATHSYL; this comes from the coding sequence TTGGAAGTAGGTCAAAACATTAAGCGGCTCCGAATTAAAAAAGGATTGACCCAAGAAGAATTGGCGGAGCGTACGGATTTGAGTAAAGGATACATTTCTCAAATCGAACGGGATTTAAGCTCTCCCTCGTTAGAGACGTTATTTGATTTATTGAGTGTCCTCGGGAGTTCTCCAAAAGAGTTCTTCGATGAAGACTTGAATCAAAAAGTCGTCTACACCGTCGATGATCGCACTACTTATGTAGATGAGGAACGAAAATATCGGACAGAGTGGCTCATTCCGGAATCGAATGAGAAAGAGATGGAGCCGATTCTCGTCACGTTTTGCAAGAATGGAGAGTTCAAACAGTATGAACCTTCACGTTCAGAGACATTGGTTTATGTCTTGTCCGGTAGAGTGGCGCTGAAGTTAGGTCATCACACTTATTTCGCTAAAGCAGGGGAAACAATGTACTATGTCGCCTCGGATTCACACCAGATCGTCAACGACCATGATGGCGAGAGTGAGTGTCTCATCGTAGCGACCCATTCATATTTATAA
- a CDS encoding YfhJ family protein: protein MNRNEQYDRLATILKEKNDVLNDSEAVTWVEVLWEDFETTLAKAGEPYPGEAKAFQYVIQQIDAYGAQLHLFQTKNEKFKHLMSKRNLH from the coding sequence ATGAATCGGAACGAACAGTATGATCGGCTTGCTACAATCTTAAAAGAAAAGAATGATGTGTTAAACGACTCGGAAGCGGTAACGTGGGTCGAGGTGTTATGGGAAGACTTTGAAACAACGCTTGCCAAGGCCGGGGAGCCGTATCCGGGAGAAGCGAAGGCGTTTCAGTACGTCATTCAACAGATTGATGCGTACGGCGCACAGCTCCACTTGTTCCAAACGAAGAACGAAAAGTTTAAGCATTTGATGTCTAAACGGAATTTACATTGA
- a CDS encoding YfhH family protein, with amino-acid sequence MEKRLSDLSKYELEQEIQALHERKRKAEQMGMVSEIEVVLRRIAIAESYLVDPSSFRPGETYVVNYNDQPFRLKFVNGVMGWGTFEGDMTERAIPLSELSEVKQ; translated from the coding sequence ATGGAAAAGCGGTTAAGTGACTTATCAAAATATGAGTTAGAGCAGGAAATTCAAGCATTACATGAGAGAAAGCGAAAGGCTGAACAAATGGGCATGGTCAGCGAAATCGAAGTTGTCCTTCGACGGATTGCGATTGCCGAAAGTTATTTGGTCGACCCATCATCGTTTCGTCCCGGTGAAACATACGTCGTCAACTATAATGACCAACCGTTCCGCTTGAAATTCGTCAACGGTGTCATGGGTTGGGGTACGTTTGAAGGGGACATGACAGAACGGGCCATCCCACTCTCTGAACTGTCGGAGGTGAAACAATGA
- a CDS encoding RNA-splicing ligase RtcB, which yields MEITGKYNRAKVFNERIDDMTRNQIQTLLDQPFTEGASIRIMPDMHAGKGSVVGTTMTIQDKVVPNLVGVDLGCGMLCTEIKAKRIDFQRLDDIIRELVPSGMNIREKVHPYASELPLEEVRAPYKLDRALRSVGSLGSGNHFIEVNRDEEGRTFLVIHSGSRHLGVQIADHYQERAIQHMMETKDVIEAIERLKDTGRQKEISTYLEVEREARKSFQDLAYVEGEDMDDYMHDVRIAQQYAAANRRAMTDVIVEAMKWNVVDQFDTVHNYIDHDAMILRKGAISAQEGERVIIPMNMRDGSLICTGKGNPDWNFSGPHGSGRIMSRSAARKRVDFKEFKRTMEGVWSTSVRPSTVDESPFVYKSMKEIVRYIEPAVSIDQVIKPLYNFKAN from the coding sequence ATGGAAATCACGGGGAAATATAACCGCGCCAAAGTATTCAATGAACGAATCGATGATATGACGCGGAATCAGATTCAAACTCTTCTCGACCAACCATTCACAGAAGGGGCATCGATTCGGATCATGCCGGATATGCACGCCGGTAAAGGGTCGGTCGTTGGGACGACGATGACCATTCAAGACAAAGTCGTGCCTAACCTGGTCGGTGTCGACTTAGGATGTGGGATGCTTTGTACGGAAATTAAAGCCAAGCGAATCGATTTTCAGCGACTCGACGATATCATTCGTGAACTGGTACCGAGCGGGATGAACATTCGTGAGAAGGTTCATCCATATGCTTCTGAACTTCCGCTAGAAGAGGTGCGGGCGCCGTATAAACTCGACCGTGCCTTGCGCTCGGTCGGATCGCTCGGCTCAGGAAATCACTTTATTGAAGTGAACCGGGATGAAGAGGGACGAACGTTTCTCGTCATCCATTCCGGTTCACGCCATCTCGGTGTACAGATTGCCGATCACTATCAAGAGCGCGCGATTCAACATATGATGGAAACGAAAGATGTAATAGAAGCAATCGAACGATTGAAGGATACTGGACGCCAGAAAGAAATCTCGACGTATCTGGAAGTGGAACGAGAAGCGCGGAAATCATTCCAAGACTTGGCTTATGTCGAAGGAGAGGACATGGACGATTATATGCATGACGTTCGCATCGCCCAACAATACGCAGCGGCGAACCGTCGCGCGATGACAGATGTGATCGTGGAAGCGATGAAGTGGAACGTCGTCGATCAATTCGACACCGTTCATAACTATATCGACCATGATGCGATGATTCTACGAAAAGGAGCCATTTCCGCGCAAGAAGGAGAGCGTGTCATCATTCCGATGAACATGCGAGACGGTTCGCTCATCTGTACCGGGAAAGGGAACCCGGACTGGAACTTCTCGGGTCCGCACGGGTCAGGGCGAATCATGTCTCGCTCGGCAGCACGTAAACGCGTCGACTTCAAAGAATTCAAACGTACGATGGAAGGCGTTTGGTCGACATCGGTTCGACCATCTACGGTGGATGAGTCACCATTCGTCTACAAATCGATGAAAGAAATCGTCCGTTATATCGAACCGGCCGTCAGCATCGATCAAGTCATCAAACCGTTGTACAACTTCAAGGCGAACTGA
- a CDS encoding ABC transporter ATP-binding protein encodes MIDQYELDPVRRKKTIRSLVGYAKQVKRSIFLGLALLFLAVGAELAGPYIAKVIIDEHIVAIERDWVQVESGGSVSFNGDSYEKETRLNDQDVIQPVSIVQTTEGYYLVPEAVMSGGVREVEGDVLTITRGDETATYDNIVSLSSTDVFQFYQTDLRAVLLLSGLYVVLLLFAAGLNWGQQMLLQRSAHKIVKTMRLDVMKHLQTIPVRYFDQTPIGKIVSRVTNDTETIRDLYLGVLARVFQSVVMMIGVLIAMFFLDVRLGLVSLIIIPVVIVWIKLFQRFSTKNNFRVRALVADMNAQLNESIQTMPIIQSYVREDLVYDEFNEKNSDNFQTRRKLLKLDALMSHNLVNFFRNMALALLIWFVGTQTLGGGSILTLGILYAYIDYVSRIFEPVTQIMNQLSPLQQALVSADRMFQLLDEKGEPVSSERISRFKGEVVFDDVTFSYEAGKPVLQQIELHAAPGETIALVGHTGSGKSSIMNLLMRFYDPSVGVLRIDGMDVTKLPTQAVRDHLGIVLQDPFLFTGTIRTNVTLGDETITDEQVWNALTAVGADRFVKQLPQGIDEPVIERGASLSSGERQLISFARALVFDPAILVLDEATASVDSETEALIQEALKTLTYGRTTFVIAHRLSTIREADQILVLDHGRIIERGNHQSLIEFGGVYARMHELQSKQQVIS; translated from the coding sequence ATGATCGATCAATATGAATTAGATCCGGTCCGCCGGAAGAAGACGATTCGCTCACTCGTTGGCTATGCCAAACAAGTGAAGCGCTCCATCTTCCTCGGACTGGCATTACTCTTTTTAGCGGTCGGCGCAGAACTTGCCGGGCCGTATATCGCCAAAGTCATTATCGATGAGCATATCGTCGCCATCGAGCGTGACTGGGTTCAAGTCGAATCCGGCGGTAGTGTTTCCTTTAATGGTGATTCTTATGAGAAGGAAACGAGACTAAACGACCAAGATGTGATTCAGCCGGTCTCGATCGTACAAACGACCGAAGGATACTATCTTGTACCTGAGGCGGTTATGAGCGGAGGAGTCCGTGAAGTTGAAGGAGACGTGCTGACGATTACAAGAGGAGACGAGACGGCGACGTATGATAATATCGTCTCACTCTCGTCGACCGACGTATTTCAGTTCTATCAAACGGATTTACGAGCGGTCCTTCTCTTATCGGGACTTTACGTCGTCTTGTTATTATTTGCGGCGGGATTGAACTGGGGACAACAGATGCTCTTGCAACGGTCAGCGCATAAAATCGTAAAAACGATGCGTCTTGACGTGATGAAGCATCTCCAAACGATTCCGGTCCGCTATTTTGACCAGACACCGATTGGGAAAATTGTCAGTCGTGTCACAAATGATACGGAGACGATTCGTGACCTGTATTTAGGGGTGCTCGCTCGCGTCTTCCAAAGTGTCGTCATGATGATTGGGGTACTCATTGCGATGTTCTTCCTAGACGTACGTCTTGGACTCGTCTCACTCATTATCATCCCGGTCGTCATCGTCTGGATTAAATTGTTCCAACGTTTCTCGACGAAAAATAACTTCCGTGTCCGCGCACTCGTCGCGGATATGAACGCGCAGTTAAATGAGAGCATTCAGACGATGCCAATCATTCAATCGTACGTCCGCGAAGATCTCGTCTATGACGAATTTAACGAGAAGAACAGTGACAACTTCCAAACGAGACGAAAACTGTTGAAATTAGATGCGTTGATGAGCCATAACCTCGTCAATTTCTTCCGAAACATGGCGCTCGCCTTGCTCATCTGGTTCGTCGGAACACAAACGCTCGGTGGGGGAAGCATCCTGACGCTCGGGATTTTGTACGCATACATCGACTACGTCTCACGGATCTTTGAGCCGGTGACACAAATCATGAACCAATTGTCACCACTTCAGCAAGCGCTCGTCTCGGCCGACCGAATGTTCCAGTTACTTGACGAAAAAGGGGAACCGGTCTCATCAGAACGCATTTCACGTTTTAAAGGGGAAGTTGTCTTTGATGATGTGACATTCAGTTATGAAGCAGGGAAGCCGGTGTTGCAACAGATTGAACTACACGCCGCTCCGGGTGAGACGATCGCTCTGGTCGGACATACGGGTAGTGGAAAGAGCTCGATTATGAACTTGCTCATGCGATTTTATGACCCGTCTGTAGGCGTCCTACGAATCGATGGGATGGATGTGACGAAGCTCCCAACTCAGGCAGTACGGGACCACCTCGGGATTGTCTTACAAGACCCGTTCCTGTTCACCGGTACAATTCGGACGAACGTCACGCTAGGAGACGAGACAATCACGGATGAGCAGGTTTGGAACGCACTGACAGCCGTAGGGGCTGACCGTTTCGTGAAGCAGTTGCCACAAGGAATCGATGAACCGGTGATTGAGCGTGGGGCCTCACTCTCGAGTGGGGAACGACAGTTGATCAGCTTCGCTCGTGCCCTCGTCTTCGACCCGGCCATCCTCGTCCTCGATGAGGCGACAGCAAGTGTCGACTCGGAGACCGAGGCACTGATTCAAGAGGCACTCAAAACACTCACGTACGGTCGAACGACGTTTGTCATCGCCCACCGTCTCTCTACGATTCGGGAAGCGGACCAGATTCTCGTCCTCGACCATGGTCGAATTATCGAGCGGGGGAATCACCAGTCACTCATCGAATTCGGTGGTGTCTATGCTCGAATGCACGAATTACAAAGTAAACAACAAGTCATCAGCTAA
- a CDS encoding ABC transporter ATP-binding protein, with protein MKLIKQLDWFIKRQKRTYVIAIILLIITGVVDMLPPWIIGQAIDAIREGSLTTERLILIVSSLLGIMVLSYVMSYLWIARLFGTAFLLEKKLRGRFFGHLLKQTPRFYQQHRTGDLMALATNDLKAVERTAGFGVMTLVDSFNMTLIALTIMGVFIDWKLTLAALLPMPILAWSMNKLGSQIHTRFTAAQDSFGVMNDQVVESISGLRVVRSFVQEEADTKKFDDITDDVMAKNLHVAKIDVLFEPVIKLLVGFSYLIGLSFGTYLVFTNDITLGQLVSFNIYLGMLIWPMYAFGELINVVQRGTASLERIETTMNEVPDVASTGTVHIDVPEKITFKSLSFRYPNANRESLEDIVLHVSRGETIGIVGPTGAGKTTLLRQLLREYPIDDSLLVNGVPISDIKLETVRGWSGYVSQEHLLFSKTVRDNIRFGVDDVSDEALETAIHLAAFDTDIEHLDNGLDTVVGEQGVMLSGGQKQRLSISRALLKNPEILLLDDSLSAVDAKTESRIIDSVRTSRKAKTTFIVAHRLSAVAHADQILVLQDGRVTERGTHDQLMERHGWYYEQFIRQGESE; from the coding sequence ATGAAACTGATTAAACAATTGGATTGGTTTATTAAAAGACAGAAACGGACGTATGTGATCGCCATCATCTTACTTATCATCACGGGTGTGGTGGATATGCTACCACCATGGATTATCGGACAGGCAATCGATGCGATTCGTGAAGGTAGTTTGACGACAGAGCGGTTAATTCTGATTGTGTCGTCGCTTCTAGGCATCATGGTGCTGTCTTATGTGATGTCGTACTTGTGGATTGCCCGACTATTTGGGACAGCCTTTCTACTGGAAAAGAAATTAAGAGGTCGCTTTTTTGGTCATCTCCTCAAACAAACACCGCGTTTTTATCAACAACATCGTACAGGTGACTTGATGGCGCTTGCGACGAATGACTTGAAAGCGGTAGAGCGGACAGCAGGGTTTGGGGTCATGACATTAGTCGACTCATTCAACATGACGCTTATCGCGTTGACGATCATGGGTGTGTTTATCGATTGGAAGTTGACGCTCGCAGCACTCTTGCCGATGCCGATTCTTGCCTGGTCGATGAATAAACTCGGAAGTCAAATTCATACACGTTTCACGGCAGCTCAAGACTCGTTCGGGGTGATGAACGACCAAGTCGTGGAATCGATTTCAGGTCTTCGGGTCGTCCGTTCCTTCGTCCAAGAAGAAGCGGACACGAAAAAGTTTGATGATATCACGGATGACGTGATGGCAAAAAACCTGCATGTCGCAAAAATCGATGTGTTGTTTGAACCGGTCATCAAGTTGCTTGTCGGATTCAGTTACTTGATTGGGCTATCGTTCGGGACGTATCTCGTCTTTACGAACGACATCACGCTTGGTCAGCTCGTCTCCTTCAATATTTATTTAGGGATGCTCATTTGGCCGATGTATGCGTTCGGGGAACTCATCAACGTCGTGCAGCGAGGAACAGCGAGTCTCGAGCGAATTGAAACGACGATGAACGAAGTACCAGACGTTGCCTCGACGGGAACAGTTCACATCGATGTACCGGAGAAAATCACCTTCAAATCGCTCTCGTTCCGTTATCCAAACGCAAATCGGGAGTCGTTAGAAGACATCGTCCTGCACGTCTCACGTGGTGAGACAATTGGAATCGTCGGACCGACTGGGGCCGGGAAGACGACGTTATTGCGTCAATTGCTTCGGGAGTATCCGATTGACGATTCACTTCTCGTGAACGGTGTACCAATCTCTGACATCAAACTCGAAACCGTCCGTGGCTGGAGTGGATATGTGTCACAAGAACACCTCCTATTCTCGAAAACAGTACGTGATAACATTCGCTTCGGGGTAGATGACGTATCGGATGAAGCGCTCGAGACGGCGATTCATCTCGCCGCATTTGATACAGATATCGAACACCTTGACAATGGTCTGGATACGGTTGTCGGGGAACAGGGTGTCATGCTGTCAGGTGGACAGAAGCAACGTTTGTCGATTTCACGAGCGTTGTTGAAAAATCCAGAGATTCTACTTCTTGACGACTCGCTTTCGGCGGTCGATGCGAAAACGGAGTCACGAATCATCGATTCGGTCCGTACGAGCCGTAAGGCGAAGACGACATTTATCGTGGCTCACCGTCTTTCTGCGGTGGCGCACGCTGACCAAATTCTCGTCCTTCAAGACGGGCGTGTCACAGAGCGCGGCACACATGACCAACTGATGGAACGACACGGTTGGTACTATGAACAATTTATTCGACAAGGAGAGTCGGAGTAA
- a CDS encoding L-lactate permease — translation MTILEWITALTPIVAVLILLVIMRLPASVAMPLSLVTTAILAFFVWQLDATRIMSATLQGLVIAVTTVWIVYGAIGMMNTMKEGGGMNAIRSGFVNITPDPRIQVLIVGWLFVSFIEGASGFGTPATVAAPLLIALGFPPIAAVVIALSADVSAVTFGAVGTPALIGIGNGLSLDVNQPEAIEFITEVVLQTVLIDMAVGLFIPFILILMLTRFFSKEKSIKPALEVFPIAIVAALLYSVPAYIWTLILGFEFGGMLGGLTGLVILVTMARKGILMPKRVWTFDGYADQIEQPVESKTVKTGKRELPQWKAWAPYLILTIFLILTRTVPFLNELSRSVRINLPDILGVEGISTSWEPFYSPGFMFILTIIATFFLHNMSWSQVTSVFKATTLGVVGTAITLAASVPMVRIFIHSESGGAGLASMPVELATAAADTFGGVWPLVAPWIGALGAFVSGSATFSNMMFSSLTTNVASSVGLNESLALSMQMAGANAGNMICVLNVVAVASVAGLLGKEGTIIRYTLMPMIYYATATGVVGLILGMFFLN, via the coding sequence TTGACGATTTTAGAATGGATTACAGCACTGACACCGATTGTGGCCGTGCTTATCTTATTGGTAATTATGCGTTTACCTGCATCAGTAGCAATGCCTTTGTCACTTGTGACGACGGCGATTTTAGCATTCTTTGTTTGGCAATTGGATGCGACACGGATTATGTCAGCCACGCTACAAGGTCTTGTCATTGCCGTGACAACAGTATGGATTGTATACGGTGCCATCGGAATGATGAATACGATGAAAGAAGGAGGCGGAATGAATGCAATTCGCTCCGGATTCGTCAACATCACACCCGATCCGCGGATTCAAGTTTTGATTGTCGGTTGGTTATTCGTTTCATTCATTGAAGGGGCTTCAGGGTTCGGTACACCGGCTACCGTGGCGGCACCACTTTTGATTGCACTCGGCTTTCCGCCAATAGCGGCAGTCGTCATCGCACTATCAGCAGACGTTTCAGCCGTTACGTTTGGGGCAGTGGGTACACCGGCACTCATCGGGATTGGTAATGGTCTATCCCTTGATGTGAATCAGCCGGAGGCGATTGAATTTATTACAGAGGTCGTCTTACAAACAGTCTTGATTGACATGGCGGTTGGATTATTCATCCCATTTATTTTAATTTTGATGCTGACTCGTTTCTTCAGTAAAGAAAAGTCAATCAAACCTGCGCTTGAAGTGTTTCCAATCGCAATTGTCGCAGCGCTTCTGTATAGTGTGCCGGCATACATTTGGACGTTGATTCTAGGGTTTGAGTTCGGTGGAATGCTTGGTGGATTGACGGGGCTAGTCATTCTCGTCACAATGGCACGAAAAGGGATTCTCATGCCAAAACGCGTATGGACGTTTGATGGATACGCGGATCAAATCGAACAACCTGTTGAAAGTAAGACCGTTAAAACTGGAAAGCGTGAGTTGCCACAATGGAAAGCGTGGGCACCTTATCTCATTTTGACGATTTTCTTGATTTTGACACGAACAGTTCCATTCTTGAACGAGTTATCTCGTAGTGTACGAATCAATCTCCCGGATATTTTAGGGGTCGAAGGGATTTCAACATCTTGGGAACCATTTTATTCACCAGGATTCATGTTTATCTTGACGATCATCGCAACATTCTTCTTGCACAATATGAGTTGGTCACAAGTCACGTCGGTCTTTAAAGCAACGACGCTTGGTGTCGTTGGAACGGCCATTACGTTAGCGGCTTCTGTTCCGATGGTTCGTATTTTCATCCACTCAGAAAGTGGTGGAGCTGGACTTGCGTCGATGCCAGTCGAACTCGCGACAGCGGCTGCTGACACGTTCGGTGGAGTATGGCCACTCGTCGCACCATGGATTGGGGCCCTCGGCGCGTTCGTTTCAGGATCGGCGACCTTCTCGAACATGATGTTCTCGAGCTTGACGACAAATGTCGCTAGTTCAGTTGGGTTGAATGAGTCACTAGCCTTGTCGATGCAGATGGCAGGGGCGAACGCCGGGAACATGATTTGTGTGTTAAACGTCGTAGCGGTGGCATCTGTTGCCGGATTGCTTGGGAAAGAAGGAACGATCATCCGTTATACGCTCATGCCGATGATTTATTATGCAACGGCTACAGGGGTCGTTGGTCTCATTTTGGGCATGTTTTTCTTAAACTAA
- the recX gene encoding recombination regulator RecX, with amino-acid sequence MKIAKFTTQQKNKDRLNVFIEREGKEEFAFAIDVDVFIKYGLAKGMELEDDFVQDVLEAEEAQKAYKLAVNYLSYRMRAISEVQDYLVKKELSETAIKHAITRLKEQRYLNDAEFAKAYVQTKFNTSPSGPIKIKRELGQLRIPADIVETVVASITHEELVEKAGKFVKRKQMETNRRSATEVQQRIQQTLMQRGFTFDIISEAIQTFWEEEDEDVEIAACLKQAEKLSRKFNGYDAFERKQRMKMQLRRKGFPYDVIERTLDRLVQEES; translated from the coding sequence GTGAAAATTGCAAAGTTCACTACCCAACAAAAGAATAAAGACCGATTGAACGTCTTCATCGAGCGCGAAGGAAAAGAGGAGTTTGCGTTTGCTATCGATGTTGACGTGTTCATTAAGTACGGACTCGCAAAAGGAATGGAGCTTGAGGATGACTTTGTCCAAGATGTGCTTGAAGCGGAAGAGGCTCAAAAGGCGTATAAATTGGCCGTCAATTATTTATCGTATCGAATGCGTGCCATTTCAGAGGTACAGGACTACCTAGTGAAGAAGGAGTTAAGTGAAACTGCCATCAAACATGCCATCACGCGACTGAAAGAGCAACGCTACTTGAATGATGCTGAATTCGCGAAAGCTTATGTCCAGACTAAGTTCAATACGAGTCCGAGCGGGCCAATTAAAATTAAACGGGAGCTTGGACAGCTTCGTATTCCAGCAGACATCGTCGAGACGGTAGTGGCGTCAATCACTCATGAAGAGCTTGTCGAAAAGGCAGGAAAGTTCGTGAAAAGGAAACAAATGGAAACAAATCGACGTTCTGCCACAGAAGTGCAACAAAGAATTCAACAAACCCTAATGCAAAGGGGGTTTACCTTTGATATTATTTCAGAGGCGATTCAAACTTTTTGGGAGGAAGAAGACGAAGATGTCGAGATTGCGGCATGTCTGAAACAGGCTGAAAAGTTGAGTCGGAAGTTCAACGGATATGATGCGTTCGAACGCAAACAGCGTATGAAGATGCAGCTTCGGCGCAAAGGATTTCCGTATGACGTGATTGAACGTACATTAGATCGACTCGTTCAAGAAGAATCGTGA